In Macrobrachium rosenbergii isolate ZJJX-2024 chromosome 4, ASM4041242v1, whole genome shotgun sequence, one genomic interval encodes:
- the LOC136838074 gene encoding uncharacterized protein gives MGRGDGKGEESGEGVEVSGEGSGRRGGVEEKGKGSKRVGRGRGNGKGSRKGGEVEESGEGSRKGGGVEESWEGSRRGGVEERGGVEEKGRGRRKGRGRGQWGGVEEYFAAGGGRGPHLNPPDEQGI, from the coding sequence ATGGGTAGAGGAGATGGGAAGGGCGAGGAGAGTGGGGAGGGGGTCGAGGTGAGTGGGGAGGGgtcaggaagaagaggaggggtcgaggagaaggggaaggggtcgAAGAGAGTGGGGAGGGGTCGAGGAAACGGGAAGGGGtcgaggaaagggggagaggtcGAGGAGAGTGGGGAGGGGtcgaggaaagggggaggggtcgAGGAGAGTTGGGAGGGGTCGAGGAGAGGGGGGGtcgaggaaaggggaggggtcgaggaaaaggggaggggtcGAAGAAAGGGGAGGGGTCGAGGACAGTGGGGAGGGGTCGAGGAATACTTCGCAGCGGGTGGTGGGCGGGGGCCACACCTGAATCCTCCTGACGAGCAGGGCATATGA